In a single window of the Pseudomonas oryzihabitans genome:
- a CDS encoding FadR/GntR family transcriptional regulator, with translation MPLAATRAVPHYAVDAIRQLIETEGYAPGAALPAQRELAERLGVSRASLREALSTLSALGLVSVQPGRGVYVQEATHADGPWPFTGEVTPAHVFQLRFALEGFAAGLAAMTLSPADLDRLEVNLGALHRALRANELEEAAALDFDFHRQLLLAADNPAMLAVITTSPERFHESQKLPFVRPERALETWQEHRRILRALTRRSPAAAQKAMREHIRNAALRSGTPFPVPAV, from the coding sequence ATGCCCCTCGCAGCCACCCGCGCCGTCCCCCACTATGCCGTCGACGCCATTCGCCAGCTGATCGAGACCGAAGGCTATGCACCCGGCGCGGCGCTGCCGGCGCAACGCGAGCTGGCCGAGCGGCTGGGCGTGAGTCGCGCGTCCCTGCGCGAGGCGCTGTCCACCCTCAGCGCCTTGGGACTGGTCAGCGTCCAGCCTGGACGTGGGGTCTATGTGCAGGAAGCGACGCACGCGGACGGGCCTTGGCCCTTCACCGGCGAGGTCACCCCGGCCCACGTCTTCCAGTTGCGCTTCGCGCTGGAGGGTTTTGCCGCGGGACTGGCCGCCATGACCCTGAGTCCCGCCGATCTGGATCGGCTGGAGGTCAATCTCGGTGCCCTGCACCGGGCACTACGGGCTAACGAGCTGGAAGAGGCAGCGGCGCTGGACTTCGACTTCCATCGCCAGTTGCTGCTGGCCGCGGACAATCCGGCCATGCTGGCAGTGATCACCACCAGCCCCGAGCGCTTTCACGAAAGTCAGAAGCTGCCCTTCGTCCGGCCCGAGCGGGCCCTGGAAACCTGGCAGGAACATCGGCGCATTCTCCGGGCCCTGACCCGGCGCTCGCCAGCGGCTGCGCAGAAGGCCATGCGCGAACATATCCGCAATGCGGCGTTGCGCAGTGGAACCCCCTTCCCGGTGCCTGCTGTCTAA